The genomic segment AAGAAATGTTAAAGATAATAATTAAAAAAGATTTCTGTAAATCCTGCGGGTTCTGTGTCAATGTTTGCCCTAAAGGTATTCTGGTAATGGATGATAAATTAAATACTTTGGGATATTCACCCGTAAAGGTGGTTGGTGAGAGCAGCTGTATAAAGTGCATGCGCTGTATTGCAGTCTGTCCCGAGGCCTGTATTGAGATCTATGAAGAAGATGGCAAGTAATAGAGTGTTGATTTCCGGTAATGAGGCTTTTGGTGAAGCAGCTATACTCTCCGGCTGTGAGTTCTATGCCGGTTATCCCATAACACCTCAGAATGAACTTATCCAGTATATGTCCAGAAGAATGCTGGAAGAGAACAGGGTCTTTGTTCAGGCAGAGAGTGAGCTTGCATCCATCAATATGGTCTTCGGCGCGTCTCTCTCCGGTGTGCGCTCTATGACATCATCCTCTTCACCCGGAATAAGTCTGATGCAGGAGGGTATATCCTATCTTGCGGGCTGCGAGCTTCCGGCTGTCATTATAAATGTTATGCGCGGCGGTCCGGGTTTAGGTAATATCGCACCTTCTCAGGCTGACTATTTTCAGTCAACCCGCGGAGGAGGCCATGGAGATTACAGGACCCCTGTCTTGGCACCCTCTTCAGTAGCTGAGATATTTAAGATTATACCCCGGGCATTTGATATTGCAGATAGATATAGAACCCCGGTCATTGTTTTAGGGGATGGTATGCTGGGTCAGATGATGGAACCGGTAGATAAGAGCCTGTTTGATATAGAGGTTAAAGAGTATCCCAAACCATGGGCTCTTAGAGGATGTAAAGGCAGAGAACCGCAGTTAATAAAATCGCTCTATCTTGCGCCTGAGGCATTAGAAGAGTTGAATTTAAGACTTCAGGGCAGGTATCGGGAGATAGAGAGAGAAGATGTAAGTTTCGAGAGCAGTATATCATTAGAAGATGAACTGGTTATAGTTGCTTATGGTTCAGCAGCTAGAATCGCAGCCGGTGTTATAAGAAAGCTTAAAAGAGAAAATTTAGATATCGGGCTATTCAGGCCGATAACACTCTGGCCTTATCCCTATAAAGAGTTAGGAGAGATATCAAAAAAGATAAAGAGGTTTCTGGTTCTTGAGATGAGTCTGCCTCAGATGTTTGAAGATGTGAAACTCTCTCTCTACTCCAGCAATGCAGAGATAGATACTTTAAGCAGGACGGGCGGAGTAATACCGACTGAAGAAGAAGTGATAGCCAAGATAAAGAGTATATTAAAATGAGAAAGGTAATCTATAGCAGGCCGGAATCTTTGCGCGAGGTACGTACTCACTATTGTGCCGGCTGCGGCCATGGGATTGTTCACAGACTGGTAGCTGAGCTTATAGATGAGCTTGAGTTAAGAGAGAAGACTATAGCTATTGCTCCTGTTGGCTGTGCGGTTTTGGCTTACAACTATTGGAATTTTGATACAACAGAGGCTGCTCATGGACGGCCTCTTGCTGTTGCAACCGCTATCAAGAGGGTTCAGCCCGATAAGTTTGTCTTTACCTATCAGGGGGATGGCGACCTTGCTGCGATAGGGACAAATGAGACAATACATGCAGCCTGTCGGGGTGAGAATCTAACAGTGGTATTTGTTAATAACGGTGTCTATGGTATGACAGGCGGACAGATGGCTCCGACAACGGTCTTGAGTCAGAAGACTACGACTACAGCTTTAGGCAGAGAGTCTAAGTTACATGGCCATCCTTTACCTTTACTTGAGATGCTCAAAGTCTTAGAGGGTGTCTGTTACCTGGAGAGAAGAGCTCTCTTCTCACCTCAAGAGATAAGAAAAGCAAAAGATGCATTGAGAGAGGCTTTTAAGAATCAGATAGAAGAGAGAGGTTTCTCAATGGTTGAGATACTCTCTCCATGTCCTACTTATACCAAGATGACGCCGATAGAT from the Candidatus Kaelpia imicola genome contains:
- a CDS encoding 4Fe-4S dicluster domain-containing protein → MLKIIIKKDFCKSCGFCVNVCPKGILVMDDKLNTLGYSPVKVVGESSCIKCMRCIAVCPEACIEIYEEDGK
- the vorB gene encoding 3-methyl-2-oxobutanoate dehydrogenase subunit VorB produces the protein MASNRVLISGNEAFGEAAILSGCEFYAGYPITPQNELIQYMSRRMLEENRVFVQAESELASINMVFGASLSGVRSMTSSSSPGISLMQEGISYLAGCELPAVIINVMRGGPGLGNIAPSQADYFQSTRGGGHGDYRTPVLAPSSVAEIFKIIPRAFDIADRYRTPVIVLGDGMLGQMMEPVDKSLFDIEVKEYPKPWALRGCKGREPQLIKSLYLAPEALEELNLRLQGRYREIEREDVSFESSISLEDELVIVAYGSAARIAAGVIRKLKRENLDIGLFRPITLWPYPYKELGEISKKIKRFLVLEMSLPQMFEDVKLSLYSSNAEIDTLSRTGGVIPTEEEVIAKIKSILK
- a CDS encoding thiamine pyrophosphate-dependent enzyme gives rise to the protein MRKVIYSRPESLREVRTHYCAGCGHGIVHRLVAELIDELELREKTIAIAPVGCAVLAYNYWNFDTTEAAHGRPLAVATAIKRVQPDKFVFTYQGDGDLAAIGTNETIHAACRGENLTVVFVNNGVYGMTGGQMAPTTVLSQKTTTTALGRESKLHGHPLPLLEMLKVLEGVCYLERRALFSPQEIRKAKDALREAFKNQIEERGFSMVEILSPCPTYTKMTPIDNLKWIEKEIVKTYPLGRVK